AGATGAAAACAGAATTTCGCGTCTTTGTTGTTACTCGTTGCACTAGAGTTGTTACTGGTTCCCAATTCTGAAGAGGttaaattgaagaagaaacAAGCAGCTGTTGAATCAATCATCCGACTAACAATCGAAAGGATCTGGTTTTCTGGAAAGCAAGTCTAAACGTTATGATCTGTGAATTTTGAACAATACGATAACATTGTGGAACAGGACAGGATGGATACGATTCGCTCCTCGGTTGAAGGTGGCGAAACATGAGGTTGCTGACCAAGGAAATGAGCTGTCTTGTTCATGGAATATATCCTTGGTTGTTTAATTTCGATCAGCAGATTCAATAAGCTCTAGTACCTCCGCAACTTCTTGCATGGATGGTCGGCGTTTAGGTTGCATCTCAAGACATCTCAGAGCAAGTTCAGATACTCTTGTGGCAGCTTTTGCAGGATATTTGCCTTCTAATCGGGAGTCCATTATTTTGTCTAACCTTCTTCTGGTGGCTAAATCATGCTTGATCCGATCAACCCGCACAAACTGTCCAGACTGAAGTGCCCAATATCCTGCTCGTAAACCAGTTAGCATTTCGACCATTACAATACCAAAGCCATACACGTCGCCCTCCAAGTACAAGTTCCCTGTTAATTAAAGAGTAGAATAGTTATGCCCTCATCTTTCTGTTGGCCATCTTCCTCTAATTTAAATTGGCAAATATTACTAATAGGTTTACTTTGAAATGGCCGCTTATCCTTCAGTACTGACGCTAAATAGGTCTGGCTAGATTACCTGTCATGACGTACTCAGGTGCACTGTGGCTGCTGCATCTTGGCCAATCTGTACCTGGATATACTTCAACACCTAGCTGCAACAAAGGATCCTCTGGAATCGTTGCCAGACTAAAACCAGATATCTTGGCATTGTAAGACTGAAAACAACgtgttaccaagtgcaaagggATGAGGCTTCTTTTACCCTCATCAGTTTTGTTTtcaatcaaaactggaaaactttTTCAAGTAGAACCCTCAAAGCTTAATAATAAAGTAATGAGATAAGAAATCTCAAAAGCAGTTAACTTGTATATCTGAAAGAAACTTACATGATCAAGCAATATGTCTGAGGTGTCAAAATATTCATAAAAACCTTCTCTCTCCTCTTTCTGGTTAAACAAACCTTGTCTTTCTGATGCATGCAAGAATGCCAAACCTCGAGCTGCTCCAATTAGAATCTTAAGCCTTCTATCCCATGGAAGAGGGTGATTGGTATAGTCCCCTTAAGACATCAAAGCACCAATAAGCTATATTGGATAGACATACAGATGCCAGTAGCTGATTCAAGGTTAATTGAGAAGCTAATAAGGCAAATTTATGGTCTCACTTTCAAACAGGAGCTTCTCCAAGCTGCCCTGTTGCAGATAATCATAGACAAGAAGTAGCTCATTGTCCTCCCGACAATAACCAAGGAGCTTAATTATGTTAGGATGAGAAAGTCTTCCAATCAAATTTACTTCAGACTGCACCAAATATATGACAGGAAAATTCAGAACAACTTGAAACTTATAGATCACAAGTGAACTACCCTTTGTCACATATTGGAGTACCTCAGAAGTGTATAAATTACTTCAGAAGAAATGGCAGCATCCATCAACAGAGAAACAAAAGTTTATTCCAACTTCCAGTTGTGTGTGTGGCATAGATATAATAGTTAGAGAATCGAAGAAGTACAACCGAAGATTGAGCAATTATCCACCCATTCAAGACAGCTGAAATGTTACCTGCCACTCATGAAATTCTTGCACACTTTCAGAATAAAATCTTCTGACAGCAATCAATGATTCATTTGTACAAATTGATGAAGCTTCATCGCAAAGAGAACCTCTATGTAACATCCCAAGTTCGTTACACCCCAGCTGCGTACGAGGGGCGAAATTATTGGTCGCAAGCTTGAGTTCTGAAAAAGAGAATATCCTTAGATCGTTGCAAGCCGAGGTCTCCCCTTCTGTACGAGTCTCCTCACCCCCACTAGCTCCTGCACTTTTACCACAGAGAAAAATTATGCAGTTAAGCTGTTAGCTAATCCATTTCATTTGATGCCCACCGAAAGCTAGAGACTGGCATTACCCTGTACCAGCAATATTATACTTCCAAAgaacttccaaaaaaaaaaattagaagaagGAGAATAAGCAATGAAATGAATACTAGCTAAGCAAGATTCTTGAAATAAGAAGATAGCAAAAATCAAACGAATATACTATCGAAAATCCTGTTAGTAATTCAACCCTCTCTCATAAAGAATTAAATCCATCCAATCCAAGAAAACTATAATTATCTGAAAGTTCTCTAATCAAATTCTGAACATTTGAACGTGATCAAACTGTGAATCTTACTCAACTTTCTTAGGTATTACTGGTGACCCACCTTCCGAAACGCTGGCATTAAAGGATGGAGATGCTGATACTGAAGAAACATTGCTGGGGGTTCTTAGAGCAATCCTCCGCAGCTCCTCTCGGAGCAGCGTGGCATCAACCAACCTTTCCCAATTGTCATAAACTACACCCataattgatcattgatgaaTCCACGACATAAACAACTGAATTACTTCTTGAAACCTTGAATTCTTGATATGATGGAAACTAAAATTCACGAAAACCAACACACCCTATCCCCCCAAAGCACACCAAAATTAAATACATAATCGAGTCACTGTTGAGTCTTCTTGGTCCAGTGGTAAAATTCTTTTTGGAATTGTGTATGCCCGTTGACGTCGCCAG
This sequence is a window from Coffea eugenioides isolate CCC68of chromosome 7, Ceug_1.0, whole genome shotgun sequence. Protein-coding genes within it:
- the LOC113778307 gene encoding probable serine/threonine-protein kinase PIX13 isoform X2; this translates as MGVVYDNWERLVDATLLREELRRIALRTPSNVSSVSASPSFNASVSEGASGGEETRTEGETSACNDLRIFSFSELKLATNNFAPRTQLGCNELGMLHRGSLCDEASSICTNESLIAVRRFYSESVQEFHEWQSEVNLIGRLSHPNIIKLLGYCREDNELLLVYDYLQQGSLEKLLFERDYTNHPLPWDRRLKILIGAARGLAFLHASERQGLFNQKEEREGFYEYFDTSDILLDHLGVEVYPGTDWPRCSSHSAPEYVMTGNLYLEGDVYGFGIVMVEMLTGLRAGYWALQSGQFVRVDRIKHDLATRRRLDKIMDSRLEGKYPAKAATRVSELALRCLEMQPKRRPSMQEVAEVLELIESADRN
- the LOC113778307 gene encoding probable serine/threonine-protein kinase PIX13 isoform X1; translated protein: MGVVYDNWERLVDATLLREELRRIALRTPSNVSSVSASPSFNASVSEGASGGEETRTEGETSACNDLRIFSFSELKLATNNFAPRTQLGCNELGMLHRGSLCDEASSICTNESLIAVRRFYSESVQEFHEWQSEVNLIGRLSHPNIIKLLGYCREDNELLLVYDYLQQGSLEKLLFERDYTNHPLPWDRRLKILIGAARGLAFLHASERQGLFNQKEEREGFYEYFDTSDILLDHSYNAKISGFSLATIPEDPLLQLGVEVYPGTDWPRCSSHSAPEYVMTGNLYLEGDVYGFGIVMVEMLTGLRAGYWALQSGQFVRVDRIKHDLATRRRLDKIMDSRLEGKYPAKAATRVSELALRCLEMQPKRRPSMQEVAEVLELIESADRN